AAGGCGGACGGCGGGGTCAAGCACGCGAAAACGGACCCGTGACGGTTTGTCCAGGAAACCGTAGCGGCGGCAGAACCCCGAGGCTCCGCCATAGGCCCCATCGATGGCCTCTTCGGGCAGGACGAGGTCGAGCAGTTCGGCCAGGACGGCTTTATGTCCCTCGATGAACTTGGTATGGACGCCGGGGAGGTCGATCTGGCGAAGGTAGACGGCGGGACGGAGATGGTTGAGGCACCAGGTGACGACGGCCAGCAGTCGCGGCCACTCCTCGGCCAGCTCAAGAGCACGGTGAGGGCGCCTGGCCTGCCAAACGGTCAATTCGGGCCGACTCTCGCCGGTCAGGGCGAGAAGCGCGGCAAAACGCTCCGCCTCCCGGCGCCTGCCGATCAGTCGGAAGGCATCTTCCAGGCTGTCAATCCAGATCTGTGCGGGGATTTCATTGACCCCGAGGACGCGATGATTGACGGTGCGCCATTCGATCCGGTAGGGGCCGGAAGCCGCCGAAATCCGGGCGATCCAATCACGAACCTCGGGAAACCGTTCGCTCAGCTCCCGCGAGGTCGGGCCCTTGAGGACGAGGCGCCGGGGAAAGAGAGGCTCACCACCCGCCAGAGCGGCAAGAAGCAGGCCCCGATCCCAGAGCCTTTGGACCTGCGTCTTGAGATCGGCTGGCGTCGTCCAGGTCATTCTCCCGCTCTCTGCCTTTCGACGCGGTACTCCTCGATGGTCAGGTTGCGCAGGACGGAGTCGCGGCCATCTTCACTGTGAACAAATCCGACATGGGCGACGAAAGGCTCGATGATGGGGATCTTCTGCAAGGGAGTGACGATGAGAAGTTGCAGGTTGAGTTGGGCGAAAAGCCGCAGTCCGTACTGGGCGGATTCGTCGGAGCCTCGCCCGAAGGCCTCGTCGATGACGACGAACCGGAAGGAACGGGAGTGCACGGCTCCCCACTCCAGGCCGAACTGGTAGGCCAGGCTGGCGGCGAGGACGGTGTAGGCCAGTTTCTCCTTCTGGCCGCCCGATTTGCCGCCGGAGTCGGCATAATGCTCGTGTTCGCTGTCGTCTTCCCGCCACCGTTCGCTCGCGGCAAAGACGAACCAGTTGCGGACGTCCGTCACCTTGGCCGTCCATCGCCCATCAAGCTCGGCGAACTCCTCCCGGCCCCGGAAGCGCTCGATGATGCGCTTGACCTGAAGGAACTTGGCCTCCGAGTAC
The DNA window shown above is from Aminithiophilus ramosus and carries:
- a CDS encoding DUF3322 domain-containing protein — translated: MTWTTPADLKTQVQRLWDRGLLLAALAGGEPLFPRRLVLKGPTSRELSERFPEVRDWIARISAASGPYRIEWRTVNHRVLGVNEIPAQIWIDSLEDAFRLIGRRREAERFAALLALTGESRPELTVWQARRPHRALELAEEWPRLLAVVTWCLNHLRPAVYLRQIDLPGVHTKFIEGHKAVLAELLDLVLPEEAIDGAYGGASGFCRRYGFLDKPSRVRFRVLDPAVRLLRTEGDHDITLTERSFASLDPSFSTVFITENEINFLAFPDVPGGMVLFGAGYGFDNLAGADWLHQKKIHYWGDIDTHGFAILNQLRGLFPHARSFLMDQQTLLVHRSLWGMEPQQEMADLARLNDEERDLYDQLRCHHWGDRVRLEQERIGFDFLLDCLGCVFKTS